A stretch of DNA from Cucurbita pepo subsp. pepo cultivar mu-cu-16 unplaced genomic scaffold, ASM280686v2 Cp4.1_scaffold001139, whole genome shotgun sequence:
TCCTATTGACtattattgttcttattttgtgtttgtttatatttttatcaatctGCCTTCTTGGTGAATAACAGCTCAGTCCTTAACTTTGgctcctttttcttgttttttcttctctgaagCACAAGAACGATGTCTGAGAATGTAACTGCTAAGGATCTTCCTCAGAATTTTTCTGAAGCTCCTGCTGAACGTGGTCATAAGGCAGAATCAGTATCGTCATCAAGTTCAGTGCCTGGTCGGGACAAGCGGATATTTGGACGAAAAAAGTCCGTTCACCATCTTCTCGGGGGCGGAAAATGTATATCCTTATTTATAtgttcttagttttttttcatcttctatAATCTTTTTCATGTCATGAATCATATTActtcattttgatttctctGCTGATCAAATATTTGTAGCTGCTGATGTGCTGCtatggaagaacaagaaaatctCAGCTAGTGTTTTGACTAGTGCAACTATTATTTGGATACTGTTTGAATGGCTTAGTTACCACTTCTTGACTATTGTTTGCTTTGCTCTGGTTCTTGGTATGTTGTTTCAGTTTATATGGACAAATACCTCAGGATTTCTGGACAGGTGATTGGAAAATAGACGTTTATGCCATTGTTTCCCATTGACTTCAATGCATTTTCTGGTTTAACAAATGCTGATGCATTCTGTAACATGTTTCGTGCACTGCAGAACATCGTCTAATGTTCCTCACCTCGATCTTCCTGAGGAACTATTTGTCGAAATTGCTGTCTCATTTGGTGCCGAGGCTAACCGAGCTCTTCATTTTCTCCAAGATATTGCTTGTAATGGAGATTTGAAACAATTCCTTGGGGTATGCTATCATATTTTATGTACTACTTTTGCAATTTTGTGCATTTCTAAAGGTCATTagttgtaatagcccaagttcaccgctaacggatattgttctctttaagcttttttccctttcgggtttcccttcaaggttttaaaacgcatctgttagggagaggtttccacagccttgtaaacaatgttttgttcccctctccaaccaatgtgggatctcacaatccaccccccttcggggcctagtgtcctcgttggcactcgttctcctctccaatcgatgtgggatctcacaatccaccttcctttagggcccaacatcctcgctggaacaccgcttggtgttcacctcccttcggggcctagtgtcctcgttggcactcgttctcctctccaatcgatgtgggatctcacaatccacctcccttcaaggcccaacatcctcgctggaacaccgcttggtgtccaccccccttcggggctcaacctctgtaacgacccagatccactgcgggcagatattgtcctctttgggctttcccttttgggcttcccctcgaggctttaaaacgcgtctgctaggggaaggtttccacacccttataaatggtggtttgttctcctccccaaccaatgtgggacatcacaacctccttgttgacacaccccccggtgtctagctttgataccatttgtaactgacCAAGCTcatcactagcaaatattgtcctctttcagttttttcttccgtgcttcccctcaagattttaaaactcgCCTATTAGGGATAAGttttcacgcccttataaagaatggttcgttcccctctccaaccgatgtgggatctcaaattAGTATTCTCTGCACTAGACATTCATATATGAGTATTTCAGTTCAAgaccttgattttgaataaatacGAGCATCAACTTTCTGTTATTGATCTTAAACACATAGCTCCCCTCACCTCTCACCTTAGGTGCATGCCTGAGGTTGCCTTGGAAACACTGATGGTAGCATTCTAAAGGGGATCAGCTTAAAACCATGAACCATCTGTATCAATGAATGCCATTACTCAACAATAGACATGAgtggtaaaagaaaagaagacatgcacccaccgctagcagatattgtccattttagttcgttatgtatcgctgtcagcctcacgatttaaaaacgcatctattagggagatgtttccatacccttataaagaatgtttcattccactctccaaccaatgtgggacctcacaatccccccttttggggtccagcgtcctcgctggcacatcgctcgatgcttggctctaataccatttgtaacagcccaagcccaccgctaatagatattttccgctttagcccgttacgtatcaccgtcagcctcacgattttaaaacgcgtctactaaggagaggtttccacacttttataagaaatgattcgttcccctctccaaccgatgtggaatctcactcGACATTTGAAAAATCCTCTCTATCTTTCCTGAACTTGCTGCTGATTCAGGAAGCGATATATGCAACTAATATGTTAGTTGAAAATATGAACACCAAACACATTGGACATATAAGTATGGTGGCTTAGTTCTGCAAGAATCTGCTATAATTGGATGGagtttctttgattataacTCTCTAGGAACTTGctgttttgattttcttgtagaTGCTTCTTTAATGTGAATATGTTTTCAGGCTGTAGTAAGCTTGTGGGCTGGTGCTGTGATTAGTAGCTGGTCCAATTTCATTACTGTCTTGTATGTTGGTAAGTGGCTTCAGATTCAGCATCTCAAAACATTTacatctttaatttctttgatcaTATTATTTACTTACAACCAGTAGGATTCATTCTGGGTTGTCCAAATATTAATCTACAGTCCTAGAGGGGATGACCTGCAGATATATCTGTTTCAAACTATGATGGCTGCTTACTTACCACTAAAGTgtatgtgtgagatcccacatcggttggagaggagaacgaaacgttctttataagggtgtggaaacctctctctagcagacacgttttaaaaaccttgaggggaagcccgaaaaggaaagctcaaagaggccaatatctgctagcggtgggcttgggccgttacaaatggtattagagataCATatcaggcgatgtgccagcaatgAAGCTGAgctccaaggggggtggacacaatgcggtgtgccaacaaggacgctaggccttaAAGGGGGGATGgatggggggtcccacattgattggagaagggaacaagtgctagcaaggacactaggccctgaagaggggtgaattgtgagatcccacattggttggggagaagaacgaaacattctttataagggtatggaaacctctctctaacagacgcggtttaaaaaacttgaggggaagcccgaaaagaaaaccctaaagaatacaatatctactagcggtgggcttgggccgttacagtcTGGGTCAGGTTACACTCATCTCAACTAGTTTCACACGACCATATAATCCTACAACATTATTTCATTTCGTCAAGTAAAATATAGGATAACTACATCGTACATCCCATGGAAAGTCAGATATTCCTTATGCCTAATTGTTTTCAAACACAAAATGTTGTAAGTCGAGACGATTGTCCTATCCTATGAAACCACCAATCTTCACAACTACTAACACATTTCAAATACATCCAGGTTTCGTTGCAGCCCATACGCTTCCAATTCTGTACGAGAAATACGAAGATGAAGTCGACACCTTCGCATTCAACGTCTTTGACCAGCTTTGTGGTCACTTCCAGAAGTTGGATTCCAATGTCCTTAGCAAGATCCCCAGAGGAGGACCATTACCAGAAAAGAAGCATGAATAGATCATTTTCAACTCAGCAATGCCTAAACCATCTCTAGTTTTTGCAAGTATTTGGCTGTGTATGATAGAAACGAACCTTTTAAGTTTATGTTTGCCTGTCTGCTGCTGAACTAGGAACCATCGTTGACTGATCTTTGCAGCCATTGGCTTCATTATTATAAGTGCTTGACTCAAGCATATGGACtgttttttgaattaaagCCTTGCCCCAAGTAATCGTGTTTGGATCGGGGACTGAATCATTTACCTCTCAAACGGTAATTGATACCTTATCCACTAAACTATAGCAGAACGATTCTCTTCCTATTTTCTTGCCAAACGTACAACCTACAAAAATCCATTTTCTCGTTCATGAGGTTTCCGTTCAAGGGCTTCAACCAACATTTCGCCGCATGCATTGTGAATGAGATCAAGATCCCGAgagattttattgttttaaaaatatatatttataaattaaaatttaatttttgaaattctttttaaatgttgCCATTATAAACGATAAAAATAGATGCGATctcaattattattcattcattaaaaaaatttactacacaaaatttaaaatttaatttattaaaatataaaaaaattaatattataatccaatgttttaaataattttcaaatagttCCCAAATCACATCAAAAAAACGATCACATGGAGCCTAATTTATTAcactaattttgatttttttaaatccaaccactttatttataaatatttataaaatgacttaataatattttttttcataaagaccataaaataaataaattcaaatttacatTTACGCCCCTACAAATGTTATTTACAATATTAAAGTAcatgaatattaaatataatatggtcagcataaactctcgtagttttgctttggacttccccaaaagacctcgtaatggaaatagtattcctagattataaactcatgatcattccgtaacttagccaatgtgggactttcattcaatatctcccctcgaacaaaatacgtctcctcttaatcgagacgcgacttctttttcttttggagtcttagtcgtTTTTTACTATACCTTCGAGGAGCctcaactcctttttcttttaaagtcttttgtttgaca
This window harbors:
- the LOC111786171 gene encoding reticulon-like protein B8, encoding MSENVTAKDLPQNFSEAPAERGHKAESVSSSSSVPGRDKRIFGRKKSVHHLLGGGKSADVLLWKNKKISASVLTSATIIWILFEWLSYHFLTIVCFALVLGMLFQFIWTNTSGFLDRTSSNVPHLDLPEELFVEIAVSFGAEANRALHFLQDIACNGDLKQFLGAVVSLWAGAVISSWSNFITVLYVGFVAAHTLPILYEKYEDEVDTFAFNVFDQLCGHFQKLDSNVLSKIPRGGPLPEKKHE